In bacterium, one genomic interval encodes:
- a CDS encoding FAD-dependent thymidylate synthase: MSLLGHTPDPERAVAVAARLCYSPRDITELNKSLSGEEVLTLVGKLMSMGHLSALEHAVFTFGIDGISRACSHQLVRHRLASYSQQSQRYVELKKVKAVIPPSIASDPALSREFSEKLEGIWDFYSSLIDRGVPAEDARYILPNSCETKIVVTMNARELNHFFALRLCRRAQWEIREMALLMYRAASFAAPALFSSSGPGCVRGGCTEGEYSCGKMAELRAELKAALSSPA, translated from the coding sequence GTGAGCCTCCTCGGACACACACCCGACCCCGAAAGGGCTGTCGCGGTGGCGGCGAGGCTTTGCTATTCGCCGAGGGATATAACCGAACTAAATAAATCGCTTTCCGGCGAGGAGGTTTTAACCCTCGTCGGGAAGCTGATGTCTATGGGCCACCTCTCCGCGCTGGAGCACGCCGTCTTCACCTTCGGGATAGACGGCATAAGCAGGGCCTGCTCCCACCAGCTCGTCCGCCACCGGCTCGCCTCCTATTCCCAGCAGAGCCAGCGCTACGTCGAGCTAAAAAAGGTGAAAGCGGTCATCCCTCCCTCGATAGCCTCCGATCCCGCCCTTTCAAGGGAATTTTCGGAGAAGCTGGAAGGCATCTGGGACTTTTACTCCTCGCTCATCGACAGGGGAGTTCCTGCGGAGGACGCCCGCTACATCCTCCCGAACAGTTGCGAGACGAAAATAGTCGTAACGATGAACGCCAGGGAGCTGAACCACTTTTTCGCGCTTCGCCTTTGCCGCCGCGCCCAGTGGGAGATACGCGAGATGGCGCTTCTGATGTACCGCGCCGCCTCTTTCGCGGCCCCCGCCCTCTTTTCCTCCTCCGGCCCCGGCTGCGTGAGGGGCGGCTGCACAGAGGGCGAATACTCCTGCGGAAAGATGGCCGAATTACGGGCAGAACTCAAAGCCGCGCTTTCAAGCCCCGCCTGA
- a CDS encoding glycosyl transferase — MAEFAFENPDKVREADILVGIPSRNEAESIGFVTEQASLGLTRYFPGRSVAVVNCDNNSRDGTRESFFNAPCQVPRIYASTPEGVSGKGNNIKNLYRVAGELKAKAIVVLDADTKSVTPKWVKNLAEPLLSDYAFVSPLYLSHKYDAALTNHIVYPMSRCLYGRRIRQPIGGEFGFTGELARFFLGHESWTDSVAHFGVDIYMTTLAMYYGKPISQAFLGSPKIHRPMNPRNALGPGFKEVVGTLFHLQTVLPGFWKDVRHSRPTAIFGFGVGETENPEQVEIDKGALYRALREGYERHKEIWSEILAGETFSKLEEVIALEEQHFELPINLWAHILFDMSVAYRDKIAPPDQLTESLVPLYQGRILSFAKNTEGLLTGQAEEYIEEECLDFEEAKPYLLKRWG; from the coding sequence ATGGCCGAATTTGCTTTTGAAAACCCCGACAAGGTAAGGGAAGCGGATATCCTTGTAGGGATACCCTCGCGTAACGAAGCCGAATCGATAGGTTTCGTCACCGAGCAGGCCTCCCTCGGCCTCACCCGCTATTTTCCGGGGCGTTCCGTCGCGGTGGTGAACTGCGACAACAACAGCAGGGACGGCACCAGGGAGAGCTTCTTCAACGCTCCCTGCCAGGTTCCCCGGATCTACGCCTCCACTCCGGAAGGGGTTTCGGGCAAGGGAAACAACATAAAGAACCTGTACAGGGTCGCGGGAGAACTCAAGGCAAAGGCGATAGTCGTCCTCGACGCCGACACAAAATCGGTGACGCCCAAGTGGGTTAAGAACCTCGCGGAACCGCTCCTTTCCGACTACGCCTTCGTATCGCCTCTTTACCTCAGCCACAAGTATGACGCCGCCCTGACAAACCACATCGTCTATCCGATGAGCCGCTGCCTTTACGGCAGGCGCATCCGCCAGCCCATAGGCGGCGAATTCGGCTTTACCGGCGAGCTGGCCCGCTTCTTTCTGGGCCACGAGAGCTGGACCGATTCCGTGGCCCACTTCGGTGTGGACATCTACATGACTACGCTCGCAATGTACTACGGAAAGCCGATATCCCAAGCCTTCCTCGGGAGCCCCAAGATACACCGGCCGATGAATCCCAGAAACGCCCTCGGCCCCGGCTTCAAGGAAGTTGTAGGCACCCTTTTTCACCTGCAGACGGTTCTCCCCGGCTTCTGGAAGGATGTGCGCCACTCCCGCCCGACGGCCATTTTCGGCTTCGGCGTCGGCGAAACCGAAAATCCCGAGCAGGTGGAAATAGACAAGGGAGCGCTCTACCGGGCTTTACGCGAAGGCTACGAGCGCCATAAGGAAATATGGAGCGAGATTCTGGCCGGTGAGACCTTCTCGAAGCTCGAAGAGGTCATCGCCCTCGAAGAGCAGCACTTCGAGCTCCCGATAAACCTATGGGCGCACATACTCTTTGATATGTCCGTGGCCTACCGCGACAAGATAGCCCCGCCCGACCAGCTCACCGAATCGCTGGTGCCGCTCTATCAGGGGCGGATACTCTCCTTCGCCAAGAACACCGAGGGGCTTCTGACGGGGCAGGCGGAAGAGTACATCGAGGAAGAGTGCCTCGATTTCGAGGAGGCGAAGCCCTACCTCCTGAAACGATGGGGATAA
- a CDS encoding 50S ribosomal protein L31 — MKDQIHPKYDKVKVHCSCGNEFETRSTAKEIKTEICAMCHPFYTGKSKMLDTEGRVDRFLKKYGMKKPAE; from the coding sequence ATGAAAGACCAGATCCATCCCAAGTACGACAAGGTCAAGGTACACTGCAGCTGCGGCAACGAGTTTGAGACCCGCTCAACCGCCAAAGAGATAAAGACCGAAATCTGCGCGATGTGCCACCCCTTCTACACCGGCAAGTCCAAGATGCTCGACACCGAAGGCCGCGTCGACAGGTTCCTCAAGAAGTACGGGATGAAGAAGCCGGCGGAGTAA
- a CDS encoding redox-sensing transcriptional repressor Rex: MNKAHKVPEATIKRLSIYMRVLKDLEKKGTEIISSADLAAICGINPAQIRKDLTYFGEFGVRGVGYYVKELHFDIRKVLGLNQKRNLALIGVGNLGRALLCYRNFADHGYEFVAAFDSDPAKVKEKLPCDIEVSPMEELSEKIRSLAVDIAIITTPAGSAQEAADAAIAAGVRGILNFAPVQITVPRDIQLKKVDLTTEFDNLAYHLQAG, from the coding sequence ATGAACAAAGCGCACAAAGTACCGGAAGCGACTATCAAGAGGCTCTCGATATATATGAGGGTCTTAAAGGACCTGGAAAAGAAGGGGACTGAAATTATTTCCAGCGCCGATCTGGCGGCTATCTGCGGCATAAATCCGGCGCAGATACGAAAGGATCTCACCTACTTCGGCGAATTCGGAGTGAGGGGGGTGGGGTACTACGTAAAAGAGCTTCACTTCGACATACGAAAGGTGCTCGGCCTCAACCAGAAGAGAAACCTCGCCCTCATAGGCGTCGGGAATCTCGGAAGGGCGCTCCTTTGCTACCGCAACTTCGCCGACCACGGCTACGAGTTCGTGGCGGCCTTCGACAGCGACCCGGCGAAGGTGAAGGAAAAGCTGCCCTGCGACATAGAAGTCAGCCCCATGGAGGAGCTTTCCGAAAAAATCCGCAGCCTTGCGGTGGACATCGCCATCATCACCACACCGGCGGGGAGCGCCCAGGAGGCGGCCGACGCCGCGATTGCCGCCGGAGTGCGCGGCATTTTGAATTTCGCGCCGGTGCAGATAACCGTACCGCGCGACATACAACTCAAGAAAGTCGATCTGACCACTGAATTTGATAATTTGGCATATCACCTCCAGGCAGGGTAG
- a CDS encoding response regulator gives MPRVMIVDDEEHIRTLYKLELEDEGYEVIALDTGKGLVEKIRETSPNVVVLDIKMVDVSGLDVLQDIRREFYDLPVILCSAYGSFRGDVKTIAADYYVVKSSNLGELKKRIKSALESRPPARD, from the coding sequence ATGCCTCGGGTAATGATCGTAGACGACGAAGAGCACATCCGCACCCTCTACAAGCTCGAACTTGAAGACGAAGGGTACGAGGTGATAGCTCTCGACACGGGGAAAGGTCTCGTCGAAAAGATTCGCGAGACGAGTCCCAACGTGGTCGTGCTGGACATCAAGATGGTGGACGTGAGCGGGCTGGACGTGCTACAGGATATACGCAGGGAGTTCTACGACCTGCCGGTGATACTCTGCTCCGCCTACGGCTCCTTTCGCGGGGACGTGAAGACCATAGCCGCCGATTACTACGTCGTGAAATCCTCGAACCTCGGCGAACTCAAAAAGCGCATCAAGAGCGCCCTTGAATCGAGACCGCCCGCAAGGGACTGA